A window of Mytilus trossulus isolate FHL-02 unplaced genomic scaffold, PNRI_Mtr1.1.1.hap1 h1tg000138l__unscaffolded, whole genome shotgun sequence contains these coding sequences:
- the LOC134700435 gene encoding toll-like receptor 4 — translation MKYFPNIVFNGTNYLEYVDLSGIDSTLYSGRKNIPLFKESKTLILKHSRLDLTLRRSKKIFSLVPTVKRLDISYNHLWFLPIDAFNSNKHLRHLDMGFNLFSEVPIALYTLPNLEVLILEHNNLQTINKTFQQFFDVRYERIGASFQLKLSGNVFRCSCENSDFVLWISKTMIKLDKPARNYTCQLENGTYTNTKTAADNFHEFYGHCENKVWLRVGICLLVIFITFTTPIAVIVNFRWRIAYWVYRVCKRVVENDLRSKFKYDIYLSYSDDCFDWVKEMLIPKIENTWKMTMCIEDRDILAGIIRSDAISQSIHESKNIVFVISKSFTEKTWGKFEIQRAKYEKYTGHLQRIIVITRNVQVENCPIEFDRILDDVFLVNWSDQEIENGWDKLRMALFSDYS, via the coding sequence ATGAAGTATTTTCCAAATATTGTGTTTAATGGAACAAACTACTTGGAATATGTTGATCTTTCAGGTATCGACTCAACTCTGTACTCAGGAAGGAAGAATATTCCTTTGTTTAAAGAATCAAAGACTTTGATATTAAAACATTCAAGGCTTGATTTGACACTAAGAAGAAGTAAGAAAATATTTAGTCTTGTGCCAACGGTAAAAAGATTGGATATATCATATAACCACTTATGGTTTCTACCAATTGACGCATTCAACTCGAACAAACACTTACGACATCTTGATATGGGATTCAACTTATTTTCTGAAGTACCAATAGCTTTGTATACATTGCCAAACCTTGAAGTTCTCATTCTAGAACATAATAATCTTCAAACCATCAATAAGACGTTTCAGCAATTTTTCGATGTGAGATATGAGCGAATTGGTGCTTCATTTCAACTGAAACTTTCTGGAAATGTTTTTAGATGTAGTTGTGAAAATTCTGACTTCGTGTTATGGATTTccaaaacaatgataaaacttGATAAACCTGCGAGAAACTATACATGCCAGTTGGAAAATGGAACATATACTAATACAAAAACAGCGGCAGATAATTTCCATGAATTTTATGGTCATTGTGAAAATAAAGTTTGGCTCCGAGTTGGTATATGTTTACTCGTGATATTCATTACATTTACTACTCCTATTGCAGTCATAGTTAATTTCAGGTGGCGAATAGCATATTGGGTATATCGGGTTTGTAAAAGAGTTGTTGAAAATGACTTAAGGTCAAAATTCAAATACGATATTTACTTATCATACTCAGATGATTGCTTCGATTGGGTTAAAGAAATGTTAATACCTAAAATTGAGAACACATGGAAAATGACAATGTGTATAGAGGATCGGGATATTTTGGCTGGAATTATCCGATCTGATGCCATTTCACAGTCTATTCATGAAAGtaaaaatatagtatttgtCATTTCCAAATCATTTACCGAAAAAACATGGGGAAAGTTCGAGATTCAAAGAGCAAAGTATGAAAAGTACACTGGACATCTGCAGCGTATAATTGTCATAACCAGAAACGTCCAAGTAGAAAACTGCCCAATCGAATTCGATCGTATTCTCGATGATGTCTTTCTTGTGAATTGGTCAGATCAGGAAATTGAAAATGGCTGGGACAAGTTGAGAATGGCGTTGTTTTCGGACTATAGTTAA
- the LOC134700365 gene encoding uncharacterized protein LOC134700365 — MATSTKSSSIRKAQVTVSCYFCKGQGIKWTCVDCNVRLCNTCKVTVHQGLQCSQDHDVISIQDISQSSPSSQQVTFVVISSVFNSYTTTLPAVHTLLCSDDGLLYYTYCHIPSNGNQFVKGKLLKSSIKILQTLKKNVFDIAINKDGEILMKEFDVSTIQVISHVGEVKTVLDTTPMILLAIHVNKDNEVIVSLREQGPPFPVKDFSVRQVLIFNSAYQRKFTLEFDKKGNKLFSYALHIRTDSKNVVYVVDCFDRQKNGRILAVDRNGCIKFTYDGQNNLGTFKPYAITVTQSDNIVVADYSNDALHVINSNGHLLGVQFICKDFGITEPYSLCFDTKGYLLIGCGKAKHENYGKIHVAKITDSMM, encoded by the coding sequence ATGGCGACTTCAACGAAATCATCAAGCATTAGAAAAGCACAAGTGACAGTTTCATGCTATTTCTGCAAAGGTCAAGGAATCAAATGGACATGTGTGGATTGCAATGTTCGCCTGTGTAACACCTGTAAAGTTACTGTCCATCAAGGACTTCAGTGTTCACAAGATCATGACGTTATTTCTATTCAGGATATCAGCCAGTCATCACCAAGTTCTCAGCAGGTAACGTTTGTAGTTATTTCATCAGTTTTCAATTCCTACACAACTACTCTGCCAGCTGTTCATACTTTACTTTGCTCGGACGACGGTTTACTTTACTATACCTATTGCCACATACCATCGAATGGAAATCAGTTTGTAAAAGGtaaactcttaaaatcatcaataaaGATATTACAAACcttaaagaaaaatgtatttgacATTGCAATAAACAAAGATGGTGAAATACTTATGAAAGAATTTGACGTAAGTACTATTCAAGTTATATCGCATGTGGGTGAGGTCAAGACTGTTTTGGATACTACTCCAATGATTTTATTGGCCATTCATGTGAACAAAGACAATGAAGTAATAGTCAGCTTAAGAGAACAAGGACCACCGTTTCCAGTCAAGGATTTTTCGGTCAGACAAGTTTTAATATTCAATAGTGCTTATCAACGAAAATTTACATTAGAATTCgacaaaaaaggaaataaactgTTCAGTTATGCATTGCACATTCGAACCGATTCAAAAAATGTTGTCTATGTTGTTGATTGTTTTGACAGACAAAAGAATGGTCGAATATTAGCTGTAGATAGAAATGGCTGCATCAAATTTACCTACGACGGGCAAAATAATCTAGGAACCTTCAAACCATATGCAATTACTGTAACGCAAAGTGATAACATTGTTGTTGCAGATTATAGTAACGATGCACTTCATGTTATAAATTCAAATGGACATTTACTTGGAGTTCAGTTCATTTGTAAAGACTTTGGAATCACTGAACCATACAGTTTATGCTTTGACACTAAGGGATATTTATTAATTGGTTGTGGAAAAGCCAAACATGAGAACTACGGAAAAATACATGTCGCTAAAATCACAGATAGTATGATGTAA